One part of the Solanum dulcamara chromosome 3, daSolDulc1.2, whole genome shotgun sequence genome encodes these proteins:
- the LOC129883273 gene encoding protein PHR1-LIKE 3-like, with the protein MYSRLPIRNLGIEESGNFFNHHINHSLQSSLSVDGTNLPGDSCLVLSTDPKPRLRWTTELHERFVDAVTQLGGPDKATPKTIMRTMGVKGLTLYHLKSHLQKYRMGKQSAKEATENSKDVSCPAESQDTGSSTSGSSRIIVQDINEGLQVTEALQVQMEVQRRLHEQLEVQRRLQLRIEAQGKYLQSILEKACKAFNSQSLESNGLEVNREEFSALAFVSVPSLPNIGPSIENKNACHVPARLGDCLLDDCLPSNGIGALKKRPQAFTNMNGLPMESNTREVEWMMSNI; encoded by the exons atgtatTCAAGATTGCCTATAAGAAATTTGGGTATAGAGGAAAGTGGGAATTTCTTCAATCATCATATTAATCATAGTCTTCAGAGTTCTCTTTCAGTTGATGGTACAAATTTGCCTGGTGATTCTTGTTTAGTTTTATCAACTGATCCTAAGCCTCGCCTTAGGTGGACAACTGAACTTCATGAAAGGTTTGTTGATGCTGTTACACAACTTGGTGGCCCTGATA AAGCAACACCAAAAACCATTATGAGAACAATGGGGGTGAAAGGTCTGACCTTATATCATTTGAAGTCACATCTCCAG AAATACCGCATGGGAAAGCAATCTGCTAAAGAGGCAACTGAGAATTCTAAAGACG TATCATGTCCGGCCGAGAGTCAAGATACAGGTTCCTCTACATCAGGTTCATCCAGAATTATTGTGCAAGATATAAATGA AGGCTTACAAGTAACCGAGGCTTTGCAAGTACAGATGGAAGTCCAGCGAAGACTACATGAGCAGCTAGAG GTACAACGCCGTCTACAGCTTCGTATAGAGGCACAAGGAAAATATTTGCAATCAATTCTTGAAAAAGCTTGCAAAGCTTTTAATAGCCAGTCCCTTGAGTCGAATGGCTTAGAAGTGAACAGAGAAGAGTTCTCTGCATTAGCATTTGTCAGTGTCCCTTCATTACCCAATATTGGCCCGAGTATCGAGAACAAGAATGCTTGTCACGTCCCTGCCAGACTTGGCGATTGCTTGCTTGACGACTGCTTGCCATCTAATGGAATCGGTGCTCTAAAGAAGAGACCGCAAGCTTTTACTAACATGAACGGATTGCCTATGGAAAGCAATACAAGGGAGGTGGAATGGATGATGAGTAATATATGA